ATTTTTCACTCCAGGGCTGTCCTATTGAAAAACACCAGTTTATTGCAGCAGTGGGCTACCTGCTTCACGGAGACTTGCCCCTGCTTCCTGATTATCCCGTCTGTACGGAATGCAAAAGAAAGGAAAATGAGTGCGTGCTGGTTCATCACAAGATTCCCTGTCTCGGACCTGTTACCCTGGCAGGATGTGACGCAAGATGTCCCAGTCACTACCAGGGCTGTGACGGCTGTTTCGGCCCTGTAGACGAAGCAAATGTCGCAATGGAATATAATGTATTAAGGGAAATAGGGATTGAAAAAGATGAAATTGCCCGTATGGTCGGTGTTTTTGCAACAGCATCTGATTCTATCAGTGAGTTTTTGAAAGGTAAAAATGGCAAATAGAACCGTAAAAATAGATCACCTGTACAGGGTTGAAGGCCACGGTGGAATCAGGGTAGAACTGGACGGAAAAAAACTCCTTGACGTGCAAATGGAAATTTTCGAGGGCTCCCGCTTCTTCGAAGCGCTTATAAGGGGGAGGCATTATAAAGATGTTCCCATGATCATGTGCCGTATTTGTGCCATCTGTTCGGCATCACACAGGACCGTCGCTATAAGGGCCGTAGAAAAGGCCATTGGTCTGGAAGTATCGAGGCAAACAAAACTTTTTCGTGAACTGCTCATTATGGGAGAGATGATAGAGAGCCATACACTTCATCTATTTTGCCTGGCGGCGCCGGACTTCCTTGGGTTTCCCGGTGTTGCCGCCATGGCAGACAGGCATGAAGGCGTCGTCCGGATGGGTCTTGGCTTAAAAAAGCTTGGAAACGCTATACAGGAACTGGTAGGAGGAAGAAAGATACATCAGGTCAATGCCGAAGTGGGCGGCTTTTCCAAAATACCGGAAAAGGAGGCCCTTCTCAAACTTCGTAATGAGCTGGAATCAAAAATACCCGATGCCCACTCATCCATCGCATTTATAGAAGGCATCACCCAGGAAAACCTGACCAAATCACCATCGGTATTTTCAGCCCTCGATGATGAAAGCGGCAACTACTGTTATCATGGCGATACTATTCTGGTCTCAACGGGAGACAAACTTCCTGTCCATAAATATAAGGAACTCTGCAATGAATTCGTCGTCTCCCATTCTCATGCCAAACATTCGAGATATAAGGACAAGCCTTTAATGGTCGGCTCTCTGGCAAGGGTTAATTTTCACAGGGGGAAATTAACAGGCAAGGCTCAAAGTGAAATGGAAAGGCTGGAGAAATCCTACGATCCCCATAATATCCTCTGGAACAACCTGGCTCAGGCAGTTGAAGTTTTGCAGGCCATGGAGAGAGGGATTGAAACCATCGATCTCATTATGAAGGAAGGTTACAAGGAGGAGGAACCGGCAGTTCCCGGTAAAATATCAGGAGGATCAGGCGCTGCCGGAACGGAAGCGCCAAGGGGAACGCTCTTTCATTCCTATACAGTTGATGAAAAAGGAATAGTCACCGACGCCGACGTGATAACGCCCACGGCCATTAACCTGGAAAATATGGAAAAAGATATCAGGGCTGCCACAGAGATGGGGATCAGCGATCCGGAAGAGGAACTGAAACTTAAACTGGAAAAAGTTGCAAGAGCCTATGACCCTTGCATCTCCTGCTCTGTTCACCTTGTAGATATGCGGGAAAAACAGGCTTCATCTCTGCCCGTCTCATCTTCCTGAACGGGCCGCATGTCGCACTTAGGCTGAATCCGCTGCGGGAAAATTTTGCCTGCCTAATGTATAATCACAGGAGACGGCGGGCTCCTGGAAACCATGATCCAACTCAGTGTTGTCCGGTTTAAGTCAATAACCCGAATTTTTTCATCCTGTAGCGAAAAGCATCAATCCCAAGGCCAATCTTCTTGGCTGCTTTTGATTGATTCCCCCCCGTCATATCGAGGGCCTTTTCTATGAGTTCCTTCTCAACGGCTTCAATAGAAATTCCCTCAGGCGGTATCTGAATATCGATACCTTCATTCTTTCTCGGCTTGGTTCCCATGGCTACAATTTCAAGAGGCAGGTGCTCGACAAGAAGCGTCTCCTCACTTTCAAGAATGATCGCCCTTTCAATGACATTTTTCAGCTCTCTCACATTACCGGGCCAGGAATATTCAAGGAGAAACCTTTCTGCCATCTTGGATATTCCCTTGACGTCCTTGTTAAACTCCCTGTTGAATTGCCCTACAAAATGCATGACCAGGGAAAGAATATCCCCTTTTCGTTCTCTCAGCGCCGGCAATTTGATCGGTATAACCTGCAGCCTGTAATAAAGATCACTGCGGAAAGTCCCCGCTTCAATGGCTTTTAAGAGGTCCTTGTTGGTGGCCGAAATAATCCTTACATCGACGGCCACATCCTTCGTTCCACCAATCCTTCGAACCATCCTGTCTTCCAGGACTCTCAATATCTTGGCCTGCATGCCAAGCGGCATATCCCCAATTTCATCGAGAAAGAGGGTTCCCCCGTCGGCTAGTTCAAAAAGCCCTTTTTTCATGGTCTTGGCATCGGTAAAAGCCCCCTTTTCATGACCCATGAGTTCACTTTCCAGGAGCGTTTCCGGCAGGGCGGCACAATTAACAGCCATAAAGGGCTCGTTGCTTCTGGCGCTCGTCGAGTGAATGGCCTTGGCAATAAGTTCCTTTCCCGTACCGCTTTCTCCCGTTATAAGGACCGTTGTCGTATCACTTTTAGCAACCTTTTCCACCATTCCCATAACGGCCTTAATCTTGGTATCGGAACCAATAATATTGCCGGGGCTGAACCTTTGACTCTGTTCTGCCCGTAAAGTGGCCACCTCTTTCCTCAGGCGCACCGTTTCCACCGCTTTTTCAACAAGCAAAGAAAGCTCATCAAGGTTAAAGGGTTTGTTTATATAGTCAAAAGCGCCCAGCTTCATAGCTTTGACAACCATTTCAACAACGCCAAGCGCTGTAATAATAACAACGATAATATCACTGCTTATCTCTTTTACTTTCTGAAGAACTTCCATGCCACTGATACCGGGAAGCTGAAGATCAAGAAAGATGAGATCGGGCAACTCCTCTCTCGTCAGCCTGAGTGCATCTTCGCCGGTCCCTGCCGTAATCACCTGATAGCCCTCATCAGAAAGATTTTGTTCAAGTGACCACCTTATAAGTTCTTCATCGTCAACTACCAGAATCTTTGCTTTCTTCATATGCCTAATGCTCCTTCTGTGATCCATCGATGGGAAGAATGACCTTTACACTGGTCCCCTCTCCAAGCCTGCTTTTTATCCTGATATTTCCACCATGCTGTTCGACAATTCTTTTACTAATTGAAAGACCAAGTCCTGTTCCCTCAACTCTTGACGTATAAAAAGGCTGAAAGAGCTTGGCCATCTCCTTTTTGGGGATGCCTTTCCCGTTATCTTTCACCTCTAAAACAACTTCATCATTATCGTTCATAAATGTCAAGATATTAAGCTCACCCTCACCCTCCATTGCGTTAAGCGCATTAAGGAAAAGATTGAGAAGAACCTGCTGGATCTGCTTTTCATCAGCATTTACCTTGGGAAGGGCCTTGCTGAATTTTTTAATAACCTTTATCTCTTTGGCATTTGGCTGCTGTGTAACAAAAAACAGTGCCTTTTCAACAATACTGTTTAAATCCGTCATAGAGAACTCGGACATGGAAGGGCTGGCATAATTTAGCAGGTCTTTTACCGATTTGTCCAGCCTGGCTATCTGCTGCAGTATTTCTTTTATTATAAAGCTCTTTTTCTTGTCATGCTTAAATTCACGGGAAAAAATCTGCATAGCGCCGGCAATGCCGGCAAGGGGGTTTTTTATCTCGTGAGCAATTCCCGAAGCAAGCTCCCCCACGGAAGCAAGCCTGTCGGCCCGCTCCAATTGCTGGAAGTGATATTTTTCGAGTTCCATTCTTGCCTCCTGAAGCCGTTCTATCATCGAGTCAAAACTGTGGCCCAGCTTTCCAATTTCATCCCCCTTCCCGAGATCACTTCTAACTGTCAGGTCCCCATCTTCTGCAAGGGCCATTTTTCTGCTTAATTTGGATAAAGGCTTAATAACAATAATAAAAAGAAGGAGAAAAATGAATAAAGAAAGCCCTAGACTGATGACAAATGCAGAAAGATTGGAAAGCTGCCTCGCTTCCCGGACTTTAGAATCCATCAAATCGAGAGAGATTTCTGCTTCAAGAATTCCTATACTGTTACTTGTTTCACCGTGACAGAGAAAACATTCGCGAATATTTTTAATCGGTTTTGTCAGGTTTAATGTTCTTCCCGGACTTCCTTCAACAACAATTTCCGAAATGCCCTTTTTATAAGCTGACATTCGCTCGTCATTAATTTTTTTACCTGTTTCCTTGAGGTTGGTTGATTTGACAATAATACCGTCGGGATGAAAAATCCTTACTGCCGATCTTTCTTTCATATGACTGTTAACGAGTTCAAGGATATTCTGCGTATCATCCGTCTTTCCTATCCTCATGGACTTGGAAATACTGCTTTCCGCCGTATTTAGTACCGTCTCAAGCTTGTCTCTTACTTCATCCATCAACTGGTCTTCATAGATTCTCATATGAATCCACCAGGAAATACCGATGGCAATAAAAAGGACCAGAGTAGTAGAAACAATTACCTTGGTTATAAGGCTTCTTAAGATCATATTTTCACTGGAAGGTTATGCTTATGATGAATAATTTAATAAAGAAGCATGGCGTGAGAGGAGAAAGGGTCCTTTTTATTTAATTATTCCAGGTTTATGAACAAATTCCCACTCACTATAGCTCCCTTTTCCTTCAAAATGACGATATCGCTCAGGAAATCCGTCTTCCTTGACAGGTATTTTTTCGCTCCGGCTTTTAACGCCTTTAATTCTACCACTTTTTTTATCTTTAATAAAAATCCAGTCAGCCTCGCCTGTAAATGGATCTTTATAAATTTTCCTCAGATAGCGCTTTGGCACAAGACTTCTGGGATCTTTAATCAAATCTTCTATTTTTTCAGGATAAAGATTGACTTTGCCATGAGTGCTTTTATAATAACCGTCAATTGCTCTTACAAACTGATCTCCCCTGAAGAGCAGATCCTCTTCTTTCGCTTTTTGATCAATGAAGCTCCAGTAAGTGCCTACAGATGAAAGCGTAATACCAATAATTAGTATGGCAAAAAGAAGCGCAATATAAGTAAAACCGGTTTCACCTTTGAATCTGTCCATAGGTAATAAAAGTTACCACTCATTGTAGGCAGTTCCATCGAGAGCTATCTTGTCACTCCCGCTGTGAATATCATACAGGCTTCCTTCATATCCTTCAGGCGGCGGGATTGTCTGCCAGGTTTCTGTAGATTTCGTAAAGGGGTCCTTAGGTATAGATCTTATATAACCGCTTCCTGTTAAGTCTTCCAATGAATCGGGGTATTGTCCCTTATCCACATAATATTGATCTATCACATCTCTCAGTGAAAAGAGGTTTTCCATCAATACAGCTTCTTTAGCTTTTATCGTTGAGTCCCTATACATGGGCTGAGCAATGGTAAGAAGGATACCGATAATACTCATGACGATCATAAGTTCTATGAGCGTAAAGCCTCGACTGCTGTTAATTTTCTTTCTTATTACATTCATATTTATTCAGGTCGTTGCATCCGCCTGTTCAGGCCGGTTGAAATAAACAGACACCTTACCACTCATTGTAAAATGTCCCATCAAGCGCCATTTCATCACTGTAAGTTCGAATATCAAAAACATCCTCGCCACCGGAAAAGTCATCAGGCTCACTCTCATAAGACCTGATTTCCCAGGTTTCTTCAGGGGAAAGGAATTCGTTTGCATTCATCGGGTCCCGGGGGAGGCGTCTTAGAAAATATATCATTTTCCCTTCGGGGTCTTTAACATCCTCCACGCCTTCAACAAGCTCACTCAACGATTCAGGGTACCCGGAGCGATCAATTTCCTGCATCATCCTTTTATCGTCGTAAGCCTTTTTATAATTATCAATGGCTGTCCTGATAAGCCTCAAGCTGTTCCTTAATTCAAGCTCTTTCGCCCTTTTCCGGCTGATACCGGCAAGAGGCACTATGGCTGAAGCAAGAATTGCGACAATGGTAACGACAATGATAATTTCAATAAGCGTAAAACCTTTATTCCCCTTAACAAGCCTTTTCAAGGTAAGCTTCATATAATATTAATCGTTTTATCAAAAACCT
Above is a window of Deltaproteobacteria bacterium DNA encoding:
- a CDS encoding Ni/Fe hydrogenase subunit alpha, encoding MANRTVKIDHLYRVEGHGGIRVELDGKKLLDVQMEIFEGSRFFEALIRGRHYKDVPMIMCRICAICSASHRTVAIRAVEKAIGLEVSRQTKLFRELLIMGEMIESHTLHLFCLAAPDFLGFPGVAAMADRHEGVVRMGLGLKKLGNAIQELVGGRKIHQVNAEVGGFSKIPEKEALLKLRNELESKIPDAHSSIAFIEGITQENLTKSPSVFSALDDESGNYCYHGDTILVSTGDKLPVHKYKELCNEFVVSHSHAKHSRYKDKPLMVGSLARVNFHRGKLTGKAQSEMERLEKSYDPHNILWNNLAQAVEVLQAMERGIETIDLIMKEGYKEEEPAVPGKISGGSGAAGTEAPRGTLFHSYTVDEKGIVTDADVITPTAINLENMEKDIRAATEMGISDPEEELKLKLEKVARAYDPCISCSVHLVDMREKQASSLPVSSS
- a CDS encoding sigma-54 dependent transcriptional regulator, with the protein product MKKAKILVVDDEELIRWSLEQNLSDEGYQVITAGTGEDALRLTREELPDLIFLDLQLPGISGMEVLQKVKEISSDIIVVIITALGVVEMVVKAMKLGAFDYINKPFNLDELSLLVEKAVETVRLRKEVATLRAEQSQRFSPGNIIGSDTKIKAVMGMVEKVAKSDTTTVLITGESGTGKELIAKAIHSTSARSNEPFMAVNCAALPETLLESELMGHEKGAFTDAKTMKKGLFELADGGTLFLDEIGDMPLGMQAKILRVLEDRMVRRIGGTKDVAVDVRIISATNKDLLKAIEAGTFRSDLYYRLQVIPIKLPALRERKGDILSLVMHFVGQFNREFNKDVKGISKMAERFLLEYSWPGNVRELKNVIERAIILESEETLLVEHLPLEIVAMGTKPRKNEGIDIQIPPEGISIEAVEKELIEKALDMTGGNQSKAAKKIGLGIDAFRYRMKKFGLLT
- a CDS encoding ATP-binding protein, which translates into the protein MILRSLITKVIVSTTLVLFIAIGISWWIHMRIYEDQLMDEVRDKLETVLNTAESSISKSMRIGKTDDTQNILELVNSHMKERSAVRIFHPDGIIVKSTNLKETGKKINDERMSAYKKGISEIVVEGSPGRTLNLTKPIKNIRECFLCHGETSNSIGILEAEISLDLMDSKVREARQLSNLSAFVISLGLSLFIFLLLFIIVIKPLSKLSRKMALAEDGDLTVRSDLGKGDEIGKLGHSFDSMIERLQEARMELEKYHFQQLERADRLASVGELASGIAHEIKNPLAGIAGAMQIFSREFKHDKKKSFIIKEILQQIARLDKSVKDLLNYASPSMSEFSMTDLNSIVEKALFFVTQQPNAKEIKVIKKFSKALPKVNADEKQIQQVLLNLFLNALNAMEGEGELNILTFMNDNDEVVLEVKDNGKGIPKKEMAKLFQPFYTSRVEGTGLGLSISKRIVEQHGGNIRIKSRLGEGTSVKVILPIDGSQKEH
- a CDS encoding type II secretion system GspH family protein, which translates into the protein MDRFKGETGFTYIALLFAILIIGITLSSVGTYWSFIDQKAKEEDLLFRGDQFVRAIDGYYKSTHGKVNLYPEKIEDLIKDPRSLVPKRYLRKIYKDPFTGEADWIFIKDKKSGRIKGVKSRSEKIPVKEDGFPERYRHFEGKGSYSEWEFVHKPGIIK
- a CDS encoding type II secretion system GspH family protein produces the protein MNSSRGFTLIELMIVMSIIGILLTIAQPMYRDSTIKAKEAVLMENLFSLRDVIDQYYVDKGQYPDSLEDLTGSGYIRSIPKDPFTKSTETWQTIPPPEGYEGSLYDIHSGSDKIALDGTAYNEW
- a CDS encoding type II secretion system GspH family protein encodes the protein MKLTLKRLVKGNKGFTLIEIIIVVTIVAILASAIVPLAGISRKRAKELELRNSLRLIRTAIDNYKKAYDDKRMMQEIDRSGYPESLSELVEGVEDVKDPEGKMIYFLRRLPRDPMNANEFLSPEETWEIRSYESEPDDFSGGEDVFDIRTYSDEMALDGTFYNEW